The DNA segment CTAGAGTCTGTCGCATCATGTAAGTAAATCCACTCATTTTTAAGTAGTTTCTTGATGATGGTGTACATGGATGCGGGGCCGATGGTTAGAATCCCATCCGTTGTTTCTTCAATTAGGTTCATGATGGCATACCCGTGCCGTGGCTTTGTTAAAGCAGCCATAATGTAAAACATAGAGTCAGTTAGTTGTTCGTTTTGTTTCATTTTTATCACCGGTTTCTGTTTTATATCGTAATGTGATATATCTAAATATAATATATCTTTTTATGATATATAAGTCAACTCTAATTTATCCTCACAACTCATGTTTCTAATCCCATCATAAGGGAATGGATTCCTAAATAACTCAAAAAAAGGAGGGATTGTCTTTGAAGAGGTATATGAAGCTAAGTGCGTTCATTTCTGTTTCTGCTTTAACTGTGGCGTGTAACACAACAACAGACACAGATACTTCACCACAAAACGAGCCAACACAAAATGAATCACAGCAAGCAGAATCTGAAATCAATGAGGAAGATGAGGACTTAGAGCAAGCTCCAGAGAACGATACTGAATCTGATGAAGATAATACTGAAAACGTTGATTCAACAGAAGACGATGAAGCAGAGACAAGTAACGAAGAGCCAGTGGAAACAGAAGATCTTGCAGCTACAGAAGAAGATAACAATGACGATGAAGAATACACGGAAGAACAAGTGAGCGGCGGGTATCTAATCTATACAGAAGTTTTTGAAGGTCAGGATTTAGTCTATTCATTTGTACGAACCCCTGAAGATTTAAGTGTAGAGGAGAGATTTCATCAATCCTTAATGGAGAGCGATCAATCTCAACGAGAGCTGTTTTCAAATGTTTATGATTTTGAATTAGATGGAACGACGGTTAACCTTTATTACGATGAGAATGAAACATTAAGTATGGCATCTACAGAGTCGGCGATATTTTGGAGCATGCTTGATGAGATTGGCTTTAGATTTGGTGTAGAAGAAGCGAACTTATTTAATCAAGATGGAGAAAGAGGACTACAGTTTGCTGAAAACGAGTGGAATGAACCGATTGACATAGAGAATAAGCCAAACCGAGGATATTACGTTCTAACAGAAGAGACCACAGATGATGGCGAACCTCTTTATATTAGTGGTGCCTTAGCCGGGGAGGAGATGAATGATCCGAATGGTGAAGCATTTACTTTTGAACAAACGCTTGAAGCGATGACAACGGTAAATGAGAATGATGATGCGTATAAAACAGGGATATATGAAGGGCTAACCATTCAAGAGGCGGAGATAGAGGACGGTCTAGCAACGGTTCGATATGAAATCACGCGAGACGAACAGGCTCCCGAAGACGAACGAATTCAATTTGAACATGTGATTCAACTGGCTGCTCTTGACTTTCAAGTGAACGAACTACAGCTGATCAATGAAACCGATCGAGTGATCTCAACCTATCCTTTAAATGAATTGGCTGAGGCAAGTGATGAGAATGAAGGATCAGAGAATCAGTCAAAGATTGAAAAAGAAGACGTTTCCGGTTTGGTCTATGATTATATTAAAGAAAATGATGTGTTTGATACAGAAGAGATCGGTATGATGGTAGAAGAGCG comes from the Alkalihalobacillus sp. FSL W8-0930 genome and includes:
- a CDS encoding PadR family transcriptional regulator, yielding MKQNEQLTDSMFYIMAALTKPRHGYAIMNLIEETTDGILTIGPASMYTIIKKLLKNEWIYLHDATDSRRKTYLLTQKGRIVLEEDVKLRKKMIHLAEAGLKLKEAGEDENN